A genomic region of Chryseobacterium sp. KACC 21268 contains the following coding sequences:
- a CDS encoding RDD family protein → MDQIAINTSQNVNVNFTLAGVGERILAFFIDSIIKGVYVIILSWVMRNFFDYDNFISEMDGWSVGAFVLIITFPIHIYTLVLESMMEGQTFGKKLLKIKVVKIDGYQASFGDYLMRWIFRLVDIMGSFGMVAFITTLASKNHQRLGDIATGTAVISLKNNVNISHTILEQLKEDYVPTFPQVILLSDNDVRIIKENFQKALKTDDRQIINRLTNRIVEILKLEPDSIQFTQRQFISVVIKDYNFYTGKE, encoded by the coding sequence AATGTTAATTTTACATTGGCTGGCGTAGGAGAAAGAATACTGGCTTTTTTTATAGATTCGATAATCAAAGGAGTGTATGTAATTATTCTTTCCTGGGTGATGCGGAATTTTTTTGATTATGATAATTTTATTAGCGAAATGGATGGCTGGTCCGTTGGTGCGTTTGTGCTAATCATCACATTTCCAATCCATATTTACACTTTGGTGCTCGAAAGTATGATGGAAGGCCAGACCTTTGGAAAGAAACTGCTGAAGATAAAAGTGGTGAAAATTGATGGCTATCAGGCAAGTTTTGGAGACTATCTGATGCGTTGGATTTTCAGGCTTGTAGACATTATGGGCAGTTTTGGAATGGTAGCATTTATAACGACTTTAGCATCAAAAAATCACCAACGTTTGGGCGATATTGCTACCGGAACCGCAGTTATTTCTCTTAAAAACAATGTCAATATTTCCCACACAATTCTAGAACAGTTGAAGGAAGACTATGTTCCAACTTTTCCGCAGGTTATTTTATTAAGTGATAACGATGTGAGGATTATCAAGGAAAATTTTCAGAAAGCTTTGAAGACGGATGACCGCCAAATTATCAATAGATTGACAAACAGAATTGTAGAAATTCTGAAGTTGGAGCCAGATTCAATCCAATTTACTCAAAGACAATTCATTAGTGTGGTCATTAAAGATTATAATTTCTACACCGGAAAAGAATAA